The following are encoded together in the Rhizobium brockwellii genome:
- a CDS encoding class I SAM-dependent methyltransferase: MAQSLVLDGESLVAPGEIRVARRVATPDPGHLIVARAELALSLDVSIRQFKSGVEPNAIIERLTDALHQIRRRFHPEVWDVIVPIAQSHPVAHYLHQDPLTRWSFEKPRGYSGDARLLDFIYGRPEIEDAVLSASTLGRSIYAYTRNASSSVAVRERRDILARRVDEIASARPGSTDVLAIAAGHLREGPLSGALSAGAIKRWVALDQDPISVGTVARDFAGTSVEAVNGSVKSLLGGRHALGMFDFVYAAGLYDYLPDAVAVKLTKKCVSMLKPGGTFLFANFSPETDVDGYMETFMNWALLLRSEREMGLIASESVTGADVKVSVWPGSNRSIVYCEIQKPH; the protein is encoded by the coding sequence ATGGCACAAAGCCTGGTCTTGGACGGTGAAAGTCTTGTTGCGCCCGGCGAAATTCGGGTCGCAAGGAGGGTTGCTACCCCAGATCCCGGCCACCTGATCGTTGCCAGAGCCGAGCTTGCCCTCAGCCTTGACGTGTCGATCCGTCAGTTCAAATCCGGCGTCGAGCCTAATGCGATCATCGAGCGTCTTACCGACGCCTTGCATCAGATACGGCGGCGCTTTCATCCGGAGGTGTGGGACGTCATCGTGCCGATCGCGCAATCTCATCCGGTTGCTCACTATCTTCATCAAGATCCATTGACCCGCTGGTCGTTCGAAAAGCCGCGCGGCTATTCTGGCGACGCACGCCTTCTCGACTTCATCTACGGCCGACCTGAGATTGAGGACGCCGTCTTATCAGCGAGCACTTTGGGACGCTCGATCTACGCCTACACTCGAAATGCTTCGTCATCCGTCGCGGTGAGGGAGCGTCGAGACATTCTGGCTCGCCGCGTTGACGAAATCGCTTCGGCCCGGCCCGGTTCTACCGACGTCCTCGCCATCGCCGCCGGGCATCTTCGTGAAGGCCCCTTGTCGGGCGCTCTCAGCGCCGGGGCGATCAAACGCTGGGTCGCTTTGGATCAAGACCCGATAAGCGTTGGAACTGTCGCCCGCGATTTCGCCGGCACGTCCGTCGAAGCGGTGAACGGGTCGGTCAAATCCCTGCTCGGTGGAAGGCATGCGCTGGGAATGTTCGATTTCGTTTATGCCGCCGGTCTTTATGACTATTTGCCGGACGCGGTAGCCGTAAAGCTGACCAAGAAGTGCGTCAGCATGCTTAAGCCTGGCGGCACATTCCTATTCGCCAACTTCTCCCCGGAGACGGACGTCGATGGCTATATGGAGACATTTATGAACTGGGCGCTGCTGTTGCGGTCAGAACGAGAGATGGGCTTGATCGCCAGTGAAAGCGTGACTGGGGCGGATGTGAAGGTGTCTGTTTGGCCCGGCTCAAACCGCAGCATTGTCTACTGTGAAATTCAAAAACCGCATTAG
- a CDS encoding aromatic ring-hydroxylating oxygenase subunit alpha, with protein sequence MLNKLPSSISALLDARANGHSLPAGLYVREDVFEADIDVFFHNHWICVGLDCDVPEPGDATVIDIGRTSLILLRDDDGEIRVLHNVCRHRGSRLLDPGKTIVSKLVCPYHTWTYELTGELSYAPHMGKDFDKECRSLKPVTFKSIGGLIYVCLSDNPPEDIALLEQAMTERLAPYDIRNAKVAFQTDVIEDGNWKLTMENNRECYHCSANHPELCVSFVDLDFGFDPETLSPEDREQAEEHFRLYEEQTKAWESDGFPSAAVEQLADCATNFRTQRLIISGAGESQTHDATAASSKLLGHMTRKDLGDMHLWGHNSWNHFMGDHAVVATVIPLSAGKTLVRTKWLVHKDAVEGVDYDLDKLTDVWVATTDQDADLVARSHAGATDPAYQPGPYSRFSETNLDKFANWYIDRMRAHGY encoded by the coding sequence ATGCTAAACAAGCTCCCATCGTCCATTTCGGCTCTTCTCGACGCTCGTGCCAACGGTCACTCGCTGCCGGCCGGTCTTTACGTCAGAGAAGACGTGTTCGAAGCAGACATCGACGTCTTCTTCCACAATCACTGGATCTGTGTCGGTCTCGATTGCGATGTCCCCGAACCCGGCGACGCCACGGTGATCGATATCGGCAGGACGAGCCTGATCCTTCTGCGCGACGATGACGGAGAAATTCGCGTCCTGCACAATGTCTGCCGCCATCGCGGCTCCCGCCTTCTCGATCCGGGCAAAACGATCGTCTCAAAACTTGTCTGTCCCTATCACACCTGGACATACGAACTGACGGGTGAGCTCAGCTACGCGCCTCACATGGGCAAGGACTTCGACAAGGAGTGTCGGAGCCTTAAGCCCGTCACTTTCAAGTCGATCGGCGGACTGATTTATGTCTGTCTTTCCGACAATCCGCCCGAGGACATCGCTCTCCTCGAACAGGCCATGACCGAGCGCCTTGCCCCCTACGACATCCGGAACGCGAAGGTTGCCTTCCAAACCGATGTCATCGAGGATGGCAACTGGAAGCTCACGATGGAAAACAATCGCGAATGCTACCATTGCTCCGCGAACCATCCGGAGCTCTGCGTCTCCTTCGTCGACCTCGACTTCGGCTTCGACCCGGAGACGCTGAGCCCGGAGGATCGCGAACAGGCCGAGGAGCATTTCAGGCTGTATGAAGAGCAGACGAAGGCGTGGGAGTCTGACGGCTTCCCCTCGGCTGCCGTCGAGCAGCTCGCCGATTGCGCCACCAACTTCCGCACCCAGCGGCTGATCATATCAGGCGCCGGTGAATCCCAGACCCACGATGCCACCGCCGCGTCCTCCAAGCTTCTTGGCCACATGACCCGCAAGGATCTCGGCGACATGCATCTTTGGGGCCACAACAGCTGGAACCACTTCATGGGCGACCATGCCGTGGTGGCAACCGTCATTCCGCTCTCCGCAGGCAAGACACTGGTCAGAACCAAGTGGCTGGTCCACAAGGACGCCGTCGAAGGCGTGGATTACGATCTCGACAAGCTGACGGATGTCTGGGTGGCGACGACCGACCAGGACGCCGATCTGGTTGCGCGCTCTCATGCCGGCGCGACGGATCCCGCCTACCAGCCGGGCCCGTATTCCCGCTTCTCCGAAACGAACCTCGACAAGTTCGCCAACTGGTACATCGACCGGATGCGCGCCCATGGATACTAG
- a CDS encoding putative bifunctional diguanylate cyclase/phosphodiesterase: MAYFSTYFRWLSGRCYCMIAPYANVQHDESTASFSFAEALKSLKTENDAVRRRSSRHGLWIAVAVYVAFALPDRWLIPDVAPVTIAARFAIATIALLAFEILRLANAKTVWLDITCAAALLVGYVGWLYPAIATRDVTAMSYYMIFGAIFMMGANLFFSFPFRLSVITSSLVLCAFFITIVEFFPSSETYKLAFGMFYISCFVFTSFVNWRLNVERRNVLLNAAEARHQHWEASERGRSLLELSHTDYLTGIGNRRALDRRLDECWAAWKDERRDFSVFLIDVDFFKRFNDRYGHQEGDRCLTVIANALKAVVGSSDGMIGRYGGEEFIVVLPAALPKVAMTLAEKIRMEVESLAIAHDERPDDMSTVTVSIGVAFTREKVGEKVERIVREADLALYNAKASGRNCIRSFDPFLPRPDDHAGKLVPLLAAAIDRKLVSLVYQPIFDVTNGKARAVEALMRLRMPDGTAVSPKTFIPIAERSGAILELGRWAIETACRDILMTDRMATVSVNVSPIQLRSPGFAASVADILARCGVCGSRLALEVTEGLDMDMQAEVLKCIADLRALDVEIWLDDFGCGFAGLSWLRAIEFQTVKVDRTFLHDCSNPRGLMMLQDMIALIRNRGNTILVEGVETAAQFSLLKDLRIDRVQGFHMGMPVSAELLSAA, encoded by the coding sequence ATGGCTTACTTTTCAACATACTTTAGATGGTTGTCAGGCCGGTGTTATTGCATGATCGCGCCTTACGCTAATGTCCAACACGACGAATCCACCGCCAGTTTTTCATTCGCCGAGGCCCTCAAGTCTCTGAAAACTGAAAATGATGCTGTCCGAAGGCGGAGCTCACGGCATGGTCTTTGGATCGCGGTTGCCGTTTATGTGGCCTTCGCACTTCCCGACCGATGGCTGATCCCCGATGTTGCCCCTGTGACGATCGCCGCGCGATTCGCCATTGCAACGATCGCGCTGCTGGCGTTCGAAATCTTGCGACTGGCAAATGCGAAAACCGTCTGGCTTGACATCACATGCGCCGCTGCACTGCTTGTGGGCTATGTAGGCTGGCTTTACCCGGCGATTGCCACCCGCGACGTCACCGCCATGTCATACTACATGATATTCGGCGCCATCTTCATGATGGGCGCCAACCTGTTTTTCAGTTTCCCGTTTCGGCTTTCGGTGATCACCTCGAGCCTCGTTCTATGCGCATTTTTCATTACGATCGTGGAATTTTTTCCTTCAAGCGAAACTTACAAGCTTGCCTTCGGGATGTTCTACATTTCGTGCTTTGTCTTCACGTCTTTTGTCAATTGGCGATTGAACGTGGAGCGTCGAAACGTGTTGCTGAACGCGGCAGAAGCTCGCCACCAGCACTGGGAGGCGTCCGAACGCGGAAGGTCACTGCTCGAGCTTTCACATACTGACTACCTGACAGGCATAGGCAACAGACGCGCGCTGGATCGGCGGCTCGACGAATGCTGGGCCGCCTGGAAAGACGAACGCCGCGACTTCTCCGTTTTCCTCATCGACGTCGACTTTTTCAAACGCTTCAATGACCGCTACGGACATCAGGAAGGGGACCGATGCCTGACTGTCATCGCCAATGCGCTGAAGGCGGTTGTCGGGTCGTCCGATGGCATGATCGGCAGGTATGGTGGTGAGGAGTTTATCGTGGTCTTGCCGGCTGCCCTTCCCAAGGTTGCGATGACTCTCGCCGAGAAAATCAGAATGGAAGTCGAGTCTCTTGCGATTGCTCACGACGAACGACCTGATGATATGTCGACCGTAACCGTCAGCATCGGCGTCGCCTTCACCCGCGAGAAAGTTGGAGAGAAAGTTGAACGAATAGTCCGTGAAGCCGACCTCGCTCTCTACAATGCCAAAGCAAGTGGCCGAAACTGCATTCGCAGTTTTGATCCGTTTTTGCCTCGCCCCGACGACCATGCTGGCAAACTCGTCCCGCTGCTGGCGGCCGCCATCGATCGCAAACTGGTCTCGCTCGTGTACCAACCGATCTTCGACGTGACGAACGGGAAAGCAAGAGCTGTCGAGGCTTTGATGCGCCTCAGGATGCCGGACGGCACCGCGGTTTCGCCGAAGACATTCATTCCCATTGCGGAACGAAGTGGAGCTATCCTCGAACTGGGCAGGTGGGCGATCGAGACGGCATGCCGGGATATACTGATGACCGATCGCATGGCGACCGTCAGCGTCAACGTGTCGCCGATACAACTGCGTTCCCCTGGCTTTGCTGCCAGTGTCGCTGATATCCTTGCTCGGTGCGGGGTCTGCGGGTCGCGACTAGCCTTGGAAGTCACCGAGGGCCTGGATATGGATATGCAGGCCGAGGTGCTTAAATGCATTGCCGATCTGCGGGCACTCGACGTCGAAATCTGGCTCGACGACTTCGGCTGCGGCTTCGCGGGCCTCTCATGGCTGAGGGCAATCGAGTTTCAGACGGTCAAGGTCGATAGAACCTTCCTGCACGACTGCTCGAACCCACGCGGTCTGATGATGCTTCAGGACATGATTGCTCTCATCCGCAATCGTGGGAATACGATCCTGGTGGAAGGCGTCGAAACTGCAGCACAATTTTCCCTTCTCAAGGATCTTCGCATCGACCGCGTCCAGGGCTTTCATATGGGAATGCCGGTTAGCGCTGAACTTCTGAGCGCGGCATAA
- a CDS encoding FAD-binding oxidoreductase translates to MDTRSPQTPLARAALHDVWNPEEDDALVCLDVQQETHDVKTFTFASHEGKRFAFKAGQYFLFDLEHNGEAENRCYSISSSPHRTNAFSVTVKRVPGGKISNWLHDTLVPGASVKANGPLGHFVRPETSGRQLLLLSGGSGITPVMSILREIADSCEPADVVFMHAGRTPQDLIFRDELACIARRLKGLRLHFLPETVAGEPSWPGLTGRISKDYIRLAVPDIADRTVMCCGPAPFMAAARTIAAELGVAASNYLEESFDAAVIDEAEIPAVQEAAARIFQVTFSKQARSIEVTGDQSVLSCAKKSGVRIPSSCANGVCGTCKSKLTSGTVDMNHNGGIRQREIDAGFFLPCCSKPLSDLVIER, encoded by the coding sequence ATGGATACTAGGAGTCCACAGACGCCCCTAGCCAGGGCCGCCCTTCATGACGTCTGGAATCCCGAGGAGGACGACGCGCTCGTCTGCCTCGACGTCCAGCAGGAGACCCACGACGTCAAAACATTCACCTTCGCCTCCCATGAGGGCAAGCGGTTTGCGTTCAAGGCCGGGCAGTATTTTCTGTTCGACCTCGAACACAACGGAGAGGCCGAAAACAGGTGCTACAGCATCTCCTCCTCGCCGCATCGGACGAACGCCTTCTCGGTGACGGTGAAGCGCGTTCCCGGCGGAAAGATCTCCAACTGGCTTCACGACACCCTGGTTCCCGGGGCATCAGTCAAGGCGAACGGCCCGCTCGGCCATTTCGTCAGGCCCGAGACGTCGGGACGTCAGCTTCTGCTTTTGTCCGGCGGATCCGGCATCACCCCCGTCATGTCCATCCTGCGTGAGATCGCCGACAGTTGCGAACCCGCCGACGTCGTCTTCATGCATGCCGGCCGGACGCCGCAGGATCTGATCTTTCGCGACGAACTGGCCTGCATCGCCCGCAGGCTGAAAGGCCTTCGCCTCCATTTCCTCCCGGAGACCGTAGCCGGCGAGCCGTCCTGGCCCGGTCTGACCGGTCGCATTTCGAAAGACTACATCCGGCTTGCGGTTCCCGATATCGCCGACCGAACCGTGATGTGCTGCGGCCCCGCCCCGTTCATGGCCGCCGCACGCACCATTGCCGCCGAGCTCGGCGTCGCCGCCTCGAATTACCTGGAGGAAAGTTTCGACGCCGCGGTGATCGACGAAGCCGAGATCCCTGCGGTCCAGGAGGCAGCGGCGAGGATCTTTCAGGTCACCTTCTCGAAGCAGGCCCGCAGCATCGAGGTAACAGGCGACCAGAGCGTGCTTTCTTGCGCGAAGAAGTCAGGCGTCAGGATCCCGTCCTCCTGTGCGAATGGCGTCTGCGGCACCTGCAAGTCGAAGCTGACGTCAGGCACGGTCGACATGAACCACAATGGCGGAATCCGTCAGAGGGAAATCGACGCCGGCTTCTTCCTGCCGTGCTGCTCAAAACCACTCAGCGATCTGGTCATCGAGCGCTGA
- a CDS encoding GlxA family transcriptional regulator translates to MRPEQHRRADDAAKSAGRLKVGFVLARSFTLSAFALFVDTLRLASDEQDRSGRVLADWQVIGSTRHLITASCGVQVAPTSDFVDPSKFDYIVVVGGLLTVENPVDQQTITFLKQADAKKVPLIGVCTGSFILAAAGLMKRHECCVSWLHYKEFRERFPDLSVRSDRLFNLDRQRGSCAGGSSSADMAALLVRKCISRDAERNALEVLQIEKARTSADIQPRRPLYDDYDDARVKAAMITMEQFVDGSMSIQKLAATVGLSRRQLERIFIDKTGMSPAKAYNRVRMERAKSILAQSKAPMIEIALDVGFENASQFTRTFKRTFGQTPSQHRAAALRTH, encoded by the coding sequence ATGCGACCCGAGCAGCATCGACGGGCAGACGACGCCGCAAAGTCGGCCGGTCGGCTCAAGGTAGGCTTCGTTCTGGCGCGATCGTTCACGCTGTCCGCTTTCGCGCTCTTCGTGGACACGCTGCGGCTTGCCAGCGACGAGCAGGATCGTTCCGGAAGGGTCCTTGCAGACTGGCAGGTGATCGGCAGCACGCGGCACCTGATCACCGCGAGTTGCGGTGTCCAGGTCGCTCCGACGTCCGATTTCGTCGATCCGTCGAAGTTCGATTACATCGTGGTCGTCGGCGGCCTTCTGACGGTGGAGAACCCTGTCGACCAGCAGACCATCACCTTTCTCAAGCAGGCCGACGCCAAGAAGGTGCCGCTGATCGGCGTGTGCACGGGTTCGTTCATTCTTGCTGCGGCAGGCCTGATGAAACGGCACGAATGCTGTGTGAGCTGGCTGCATTACAAGGAGTTTCGGGAGCGGTTTCCTGACCTCAGCGTTCGTTCCGACCGGCTCTTCAATCTCGATCGCCAGCGCGGATCGTGCGCAGGCGGTAGCAGTTCGGCCGACATGGCGGCGTTGCTGGTCAGGAAATGTATCAGCCGCGACGCCGAACGAAATGCGCTGGAGGTCCTTCAGATCGAAAAGGCCCGGACTTCAGCGGACATACAGCCCCGGCGTCCGCTCTACGACGACTATGACGACGCCCGCGTCAAGGCGGCGATGATTACGATGGAACAGTTCGTCGATGGCAGCATGTCTATACAGAAGCTTGCCGCCACGGTTGGCCTGTCACGGCGGCAGTTGGAGAGGATCTTCATCGACAAGACGGGAATGTCTCCCGCCAAGGCCTATAATCGTGTTCGTATGGAGCGGGCGAAATCGATCCTTGCCCAGTCGAAGGCGCCGATGATCGAGATCGCGCTGGACGTCGGCTTTGAAAACGCCTCGCAATTCACGAGAACCTTCAAGCGCACATTTGGGCAGACCCCCTCACAGCATCGAGCAGCCGCTTTGAGAACGCACTGA
- a CDS encoding NmrA family NAD(P)-binding protein, whose protein sequence is MFMITGVTGQVGGIVAARLLEAGVPIRAVARNAEKAAEWKDKGAELALAEMTDADALTKAFAGADGVFLLIPPTFDPNPGFMEVRAVIAALKTALLSSRPAKVVCLSTIGAQAREPNLLSQLGLVEQKLSALPMPIAFLRAGWFMENTAWDIAPARETCVLSSFLQPLDQPFPMVSVFDVGAKAAELLQHEWVGKQVVELVGPEGVTPNDIAAVLSSILGRTVRAEPVARDTWEQIFTDQGMQNPLPRMRMIDGFNEGWIRFEGEPVKGTTTLDTAIGRLISPVR, encoded by the coding sequence ATGTTTATGATCACCGGAGTAACAGGCCAAGTCGGCGGCATTGTCGCCGCGCGTCTGCTGGAGGCGGGTGTGCCGATACGCGCCGTCGCGCGCAATGCGGAAAAAGCAGCGGAATGGAAGGACAAAGGCGCGGAACTGGCCTTGGCCGAGATGACCGACGCCGATGCGCTCACCAAGGCTTTCGCCGGCGCCGACGGTGTCTTTCTGTTGATCCCGCCGACCTTCGATCCGAACCCCGGCTTTATGGAAGTGCGCGCTGTCATTGCGGCCCTGAAAACCGCGCTTCTTTCGTCTCGTCCTGCCAAGGTCGTTTGCCTCTCCACCATCGGCGCGCAGGCCAGAGAACCTAACCTCTTGAGCCAGCTCGGTCTCGTCGAACAGAAGTTATCTGCCTTGCCAATGCCGATCGCCTTTCTGCGTGCCGGCTGGTTCATGGAGAACACGGCCTGGGATATCGCGCCGGCGCGCGAGACTTGTGTCCTCTCGAGTTTCCTGCAGCCGCTCGATCAGCCCTTTCCGATGGTTTCTGTCTTCGACGTCGGAGCCAAGGCGGCAGAACTGTTGCAGCACGAGTGGGTGGGCAAGCAGGTCGTCGAGTTGGTGGGGCCAGAGGGCGTCACGCCCAACGATATCGCCGCTGTTCTATCGTCCATCCTTGGCAGAACCGTCCGGGCGGAGCCGGTCGCCCGCGACACCTGGGAGCAGATTTTCACCGATCAGGGCATGCAGAACCCCCTCCCGCGGATGCGTATGATCGATGGCTTCAACGAAGGCTGGATCCGGTTCGAGGGCGAGCCGGTGAAGGGCACGACCACACTGGACACAGCCATCGGACGTCTGATTAGCCCCGTCCGATAA
- a CDS encoding LysR family transcriptional regulator, whose protein sequence is MFDGRLLNGVSVLAAVVESGSFARAAELMGLSASGVSRAISRLEGRIGLRLLDRTTRTMRLTDDGARFYEQVAPLLSGIEEAAQTAVGARQAVRGRLRVNVDPYFSRLVLGPRLGAFLDRYPDIQIEVITRNEIGDLVADGMDVAVRFGEPAQRSLISRLLMQTRVITIAAPAYIERYGRPSRPQDLSEHTCIQFQDPLTARPFEWELRRGEKVVSIETRSRILVNDAGTTLATCLAGIGIAQVFSLGMADYLNNGQLVNLFPDWSDETFPLYAFYPSRQHVPAKVRAFIDFCVEIIE, encoded by the coding sequence ATGTTTGACGGACGATTATTGAATGGCGTGAGCGTACTGGCCGCCGTTGTCGAGAGCGGAAGCTTCGCGCGGGCGGCGGAGCTAATGGGACTATCGGCGTCGGGCGTCAGCCGCGCCATTTCTCGACTGGAGGGGCGGATCGGTCTGCGGCTCCTCGACCGGACAACACGCACGATGCGGCTGACCGATGACGGCGCGCGGTTCTACGAACAGGTGGCCCCACTCTTGAGCGGCATCGAAGAGGCTGCGCAGACAGCTGTTGGCGCCAGACAGGCGGTGCGTGGCCGACTGCGAGTCAATGTCGACCCATATTTCTCACGCCTTGTGCTCGGCCCGCGGCTCGGCGCCTTCCTCGATCGTTATCCGGATATCCAGATCGAGGTCATCACCCGCAACGAGATCGGCGATCTTGTTGCTGATGGCATGGACGTCGCGGTGCGTTTTGGCGAGCCTGCACAGCGGTCGCTTATTTCGCGCCTGTTGATGCAGACGCGCGTGATCACGATTGCGGCTCCCGCTTATATCGAGCGATATGGTCGGCCGAGCCGTCCACAGGATTTGAGCGAGCATACCTGTATCCAGTTCCAGGACCCGCTGACGGCAAGGCCTTTCGAATGGGAGCTTCGGCGGGGTGAAAAGGTCGTCTCGATCGAGACCCGCAGCCGCATTTTAGTCAACGATGCCGGCACGACCTTGGCGACCTGCCTTGCGGGGATAGGCATCGCGCAGGTCTTCTCACTCGGGATGGCGGATTATCTGAACAATGGGCAGCTCGTGAACCTCTTTCCCGACTGGTCGGACGAGACCTTCCCGCTCTACGCCTTCTATCCCTCGCGTCAGCATGTTCCGGCTAAGGTCAGGGCCTTCATAGATTTCTGCGTCGAGATCATTGAATAG
- a CDS encoding LysR substrate-binding domain-containing protein: protein MHFRRRIPSLTALVTLEAVLRKKSFTTAATELGVTQAAVSRQIALLEEEFGQPLFVRKHRAIEPTAACTNLGATLAKSFADIAESVEALQSRSQDMLTIGATVAFSSFWLLPRLAEFRRANPGILVRVISQDSPIALDDGEVDVAIRYGVPPFSDSTVIASHGDVICPVCSPDYLRRRGNGALGSADEFIETDVLDRSWYSWAQWFSLTGANLEIKPSLRFNHYTETIAAARAGQGIALGWRMLVGTFLEDGTLVQVDGGELAAEDRYNVIVPVKAKRSNARDLAAAWLTASLHG, encoded by the coding sequence ATGCACTTTAGAAGACGGATCCCGTCGTTGACGGCACTGGTGACCCTGGAGGCGGTGCTCAGAAAGAAGAGCTTCACCACGGCTGCGACCGAACTTGGTGTCACCCAGGCGGCTGTCAGCAGGCAGATTGCATTGCTGGAGGAGGAGTTCGGCCAGCCCTTATTCGTGCGCAAGCATCGGGCAATCGAGCCGACGGCGGCATGCACCAACCTCGGAGCCACGCTGGCCAAGAGTTTTGCAGATATTGCCGAGAGCGTGGAAGCGCTCCAGTCGCGCAGCCAGGACATGTTGACCATAGGGGCGACCGTTGCATTCTCTTCTTTCTGGCTGTTGCCGCGGCTGGCCGAGTTTCGCCGTGCGAACCCCGGCATCCTGGTGCGGGTGATATCCCAGGACAGCCCGATCGCACTCGATGACGGAGAAGTCGATGTGGCAATTCGATATGGTGTGCCTCCCTTCAGCGATAGCACAGTCATCGCATCGCATGGCGACGTCATCTGTCCCGTCTGCTCTCCCGACTATCTCAGGCGTCGCGGAAATGGGGCGCTCGGCTCCGCCGACGAATTCATCGAAACGGACGTTCTCGATCGTTCCTGGTATAGCTGGGCGCAGTGGTTTTCGCTCACCGGCGCCAACCTCGAGATAAAGCCGTCGCTTCGGTTCAACCACTATACCGAAACCATCGCAGCCGCGCGCGCAGGCCAAGGAATTGCCTTGGGATGGCGTATGCTGGTGGGCACCTTTCTGGAGGATGGAACCCTGGTGCAGGTCGACGGCGGCGAACTCGCGGCGGAAGATCGTTACAATGTGATCGTGCCCGTCAAAGCCAAGCGAAGCAACGCACGCGACCTTGCCGCCGCCTGGCTGACGGCATCATTGCACGGGTGA
- a CDS encoding acyltransferase — protein sequence MDHANSPQASASEDKEARRLQYLTWEHVASDLDHPAHLSRKAGLRRSCGAELAETSYIAEHAAVFTESLTMGERSWIAGHALVRGHVILGDDCTINPYACVSGKVTCGNGVRIASHASIVGFNHGFDDQTIPIHRQGVVSIGIVIGEDVWIGANCVILDGATIGNGAVIAAGAVVTGDIPAMAIAGGVPARVLRSRGSAPKKSGTGDIEDQLVRLDRKAQDQWPDILARWKTQGSYESLEADGIRRPAIRHLCDAIEIAAGFGHLPPDLDAAETVERLQGLQDRETGLFPEEHAHMHGKALRDDPKALYNVLAVGYALELLGSGPRQPVHAVELEAGELDEWLSALPWSTRAWHAGSVVDAIGTAMYFNAKYFGIRNSRQELFEWLSRNANGVSGLWGEPTAVEGWLQPVNGFYRLTRGTYAQFGAALPHPHASLETVHLNYRNHKGFVAAKYNACNLLDTIHPLLLIARQTDYRRADGEAIARKVISRALDRWRDGEGFPFADGAEPSLQGTEMWLSVIHLAADFLGLADRFAFVPKGVHRTATVGLGL from the coding sequence ATGGATCACGCCAACAGCCCGCAAGCATCGGCGAGCGAAGATAAGGAAGCGCGCAGGCTTCAATACCTGACCTGGGAACATGTTGCGTCGGACCTTGATCATCCCGCTCACCTCTCTCGCAAGGCGGGACTCAGGAGATCATGCGGTGCGGAGTTGGCTGAGACGTCCTATATCGCCGAGCATGCCGCAGTCTTCACCGAAAGCCTGACGATGGGCGAGCGGTCCTGGATCGCCGGGCACGCGCTCGTTCGCGGCCATGTGATCCTCGGCGACGATTGCACCATAAATCCCTATGCCTGTGTTTCCGGGAAGGTCACGTGCGGCAATGGCGTGCGGATTGCTTCGCATGCCTCGATCGTCGGCTTCAATCATGGCTTCGACGATCAGACTATCCCTATTCACCGCCAGGGTGTCGTCAGCATCGGCATCGTGATCGGCGAAGATGTCTGGATCGGCGCCAATTGCGTGATCCTCGATGGCGCTACGATTGGAAATGGTGCGGTGATCGCCGCCGGAGCGGTGGTCACGGGAGACATTCCCGCCATGGCGATTGCCGGTGGCGTACCCGCCCGGGTGCTGCGGAGCCGGGGCTCGGCGCCGAAGAAATCCGGCACTGGCGACATCGAAGATCAATTGGTCAGGCTCGACCGGAAAGCGCAGGACCAGTGGCCGGACATTCTGGCACGCTGGAAAACGCAAGGGTCCTATGAATCGCTGGAAGCAGACGGCATCCGCAGACCGGCGATCCGGCATCTCTGCGATGCAATCGAGATCGCTGCCGGCTTCGGCCACCTGCCGCCCGATCTCGATGCGGCGGAGACCGTCGAGCGTCTCCAAGGTCTTCAGGACCGAGAGACCGGCCTTTTCCCGGAAGAACATGCGCACATGCATGGCAAGGCGCTGAGGGATGATCCAAAGGCGCTCTATAACGTCCTTGCGGTTGGCTATGCACTTGAACTGCTTGGTTCAGGTCCGCGCCAACCGGTCCATGCGGTCGAGCTCGAGGCCGGGGAACTGGATGAATGGCTGAGCGCCCTGCCCTGGTCGACCCGGGCATGGCACGCAGGAAGCGTTGTCGATGCGATCGGAACCGCCATGTACTTCAATGCGAAGTATTTCGGCATCAGGAATTCCCGGCAGGAACTCTTCGAGTGGCTGAGCCGCAATGCCAACGGCGTTTCGGGGCTCTGGGGTGAGCCGACCGCGGTGGAAGGATGGCTCCAACCGGTGAACGGCTTTTATCGCCTGACGCGCGGCACCTACGCCCAGTTTGGCGCGGCGCTTCCCCACCCGCACGCCTCACTCGAAACGGTTCACCTCAATTATCGCAACCACAAGGGCTTCGTTGCTGCGAAATACAATGCGTGCAACCTGCTCGATACGATTCATCCTCTGCTGCTGATTGCCCGGCAGACCGACTACAGGCGGGCCGACGGCGAGGCGATCGCCCGCAAGGTCATCTCAAGGGCGCTGGATAGATGGCGGGATGGCGAGGGATTCCCGTTTGCCGACGGTGCTGAACCGAGCTTGCAGGGAACGGAAATGTGGCTTTCCGTCATTCACCTGGCGGCCGATTTCCTGGGACTGGCAGATCGCTTCGCTTTCGTCCCGAAAGGCGTTCACCGGACGGCAACCGTGGGGCTGGGTTTGTGA